Below is a window of Manduca sexta isolate Smith_Timp_Sample1 unplaced genomic scaffold, JHU_Msex_v1.0 HiC_scaffold_3116, whole genome shotgun sequence DNA.
AGGCGCAAATTTTATACTGTTGGACGTGGATTCCGTATTGCCACTCATTTTGATCACTGGTTTACACATTCAAATACAACTATACGTATAATTAAATACACtttggaataaattatttacgacATTCTAGGCAATATTGCATTTTTTCACAAATAACTTTCAAAACACAGCCGttgaaaacttttaaatatttgacaatTAAATTTAAGCTTTGCAATAAATATGGAATCTGGGTACAAGTCCTTTCGcacgtttatttttgttgccatatgtaaaaatgattaaaagCAATACtacgaaattatttatataaaatatatattactctgTCCGTTTAACTTTTTTGCTAGATTAGACACATGGAacgtgttagtattttattactctttttatataaagtggTGACTTTAGAAAGGAATGGAGTAAACTAACCGCTTTGGGTTACTATATGTATTAAAACCACACTTAGTTATATACTTCActtgtctataatattattttggaatattATAGACCACTGAGGGGTTGTTGATTCCTTAGATCAATATGTAACTAAGCtagttatacaaaaatgaaacaGCTGTTTTTTGACCGCGGCGAGTGCTGCTAAAATCcccttcgtgagttcttagcttTATTTCCAAACTCGCGACAACTGGAGATGTGTGCGATTTGCAACCGTCGCGGTTACAACTATCCGCAATCTTGGCTGACGATTATCGCAACACGGGCGGTTAACGATCGGTCGAGTTCCAAAACGACATGGACACACATCAGAAATAATCATGATACTACGTGTTATAACTAAGGAATAAGGAATGTAGGAagacacaaaataaaaagcacaaagtaattaaataattatcataactCACATATAAAGAAaggaaaatgatttattatgttcttGATTGCATAGtactattgtaaataaatatctacaaaatcattattacaCGATTTATAATTCGTTAATATATGTTCGAAATCACTTCCGACGCGTATTGTGATTAAGTCTCTGCTTCTTCCGAATCTGCCTTCACTGGATACCTGCAGGTGGGCGCTCCGCACTCGCACTTCATCCACTTGGATTTCACCGACCAGAACTTATCGCCATAGTCAAACCTGGGGACAGAGGTAATTGAGCATTCAAAACACAGTGACTATGTTATgtactatgatttttttagtcATTTACAGCTGAGGAGTTATAGTTACTATAATAAGCAAGTATTTTCCATACAACGAGAAAAGAAGAGAAAGTTGTTCGCTTGATGGTGTATAATACAATCACCCATAATTAATGTGAGTTTCCAGTGTCTATCCAGAAACACTCTGAATTATGAAGCACGGCGCTCATCATCTGAGAACATAATGCAGCAACAGTAGCTACAATGTGCCTTAAAGGAAAACTTTTGTATATCTCACGTGAGCTCGTCCCCGGGCTGCACGTCCTTGGTGGCGAAGAGCGTGACGACGGGCAGCCGCAGGTCGCGGCAGGCGGTGAACACGCGCACCGGCGCCACGTTGGGCCGGCAGCTGTGGTTCATGAACCGCGCCGCGCTGCCGTACACCGCTGCGTCCACGCACAGCTGCGTCTTGTCTACGCATTgctgcaaaatatttaaatatacaatgtcATAAACATGAATTTAGCAACGAGTAAATTCGATTGTGATCACAAAATCGATATCGAGTATTTTGAGGTAAAAAACATTCTTGCGGATAAAATCAGAGATATAAGtcgcgctttatattttcttgggataaaaaattgtctatttGCTATTCCAGAGTATAATCTATCtctgtgtcaaatttcatccagatACATTCAGCCATTCTGGCGTAATTGAGTAACATcaaaacattcgcatttataatattcttatagaAATAATTGTTACACTGACTCAGATTCGCGCCGAGCCGCGTTACAACACGCATACAAGCTAAGTTGTGTGAAACAATACTGACCTCTAGTAGGTCGTCCTTGACGTCGAGCGCGAACATGTAGTGGTCGGCGGCGCGCGTgtcggcgcgggcggcgggcaGCAGCTCCCCGCAGTAGGCGGCCACGGGCGAGCCGCGCGCGACGCGCCGCGTGGCTCGCAGCCCCCacccgcgcgcgccgcccgcgcggaACACCTCCGTGTGCACGAACGTCGCGCCCAGCGACCGCGCGCGCGTCACCACCGCGTTCGCGCACTTTTTCTGAACGTACATTAATATTGCGAATATAAAAAGTAGGCCCAGTCTTCTTAATATATAATGTCAATGTcatataatactttgtaaatatttaaacatgtttGTTTGATTCATGTTCACTTCacaataagcaataaaaaatagtattaagcAGTATACCAGATTGCATGCGCAAGTGTGGTTGCACTCGAACAACATGGGCGGGTCGTGGTAGGGGAAGTCGGCGCGCAGACGGCCGCGCGCGTACCAGCGCCGCACACTGAGCGTGACGCATGCGCACTCGCCGCTGCCCGCACCCGCTGAACAGTCGCCGCCTTTGCACTCACAGCCCTGAGAAGAATAAAAGTACCATTATTTcagttttaagattattattttattttttgtgctgttataaaattaagactaaaaaaatgtgttaaattcCCATATGAGAAATTAACGACATTCATTGGGTGACAGATGAATAGGGTCTCACCTGCAACGTCTCTACGGTGTCGTCGATGTGCAGATGGTGCGGCATGACGTGTTGCGTCACGTACGTGAACTCGTCCGGCGCCGGCTCGTCGTCGACCTCGTTCACGCACGGGATCGGGAACGCCTCGCGACCGTTCGAGATGTCACTAACgatcacaataaatatattattactggtttaaaaaaaatatttttttttgaaaaatgagATGTCTTAATCTCAGTAACATGAGGCACACTACGCAGATGGTAGTATACGATCGTacatatttcattcatttaatcgTTTAGTATAGACCTATACTACTAATGTACGAATAGGTACTCGTTCTCACGAGATAGACATACAATGTATCAAACCACGGCAAAATAAGGAAAGCGAGCGTTAATTAACTGTTGTTTCTGTTAGTCTATAAATCTACTCAAAATACCAAGAAAATATTCAGTTACGTGTTACCTGCACAGCAGCCTCCTGCGCGGCACGTGACCGCCCATGGCGAGCGTCATCTGCATGTTGAGCGAGATGGCGCTGTGACATGCGCCCGTGCACACGTCCGCCGGCAACTCACCCGCAGAGTTCTCCACGTCCGTCTGTGTCacacacattataaattaatgtaaaacaacTACTCTTTACATGATAATTCTGTGGctgaataataatatgagtataTTGTATGCTTACCCTAGCCCCCTGCGCCAGCAATATGACGACGCAGGCGTAGTGACCTTGCCGCGCCGCAACGTGcctaaaaattttatttcaataagcaTGAATTCGTTATGAATAATCAAATTCATGATGTAGTTGGCAGTGGATAATAGACCGAAAGAGTTTTATAAACATTAGTCTCTGTACTTGTAAATCGGTTGTGTATAGACGAGATATGATGCATTGGTTGCGTGGTGTGTATGTGGTGCAGTACGTACAGCGGCGTGTCGGCGTGCGCGTTGCGTGCGTGTGCAGCGTGCGGTGCGGCGCGCAGCAACTGTACCAGCGCACGCGCAGcacccgccgccgcgcaccagtGCACCGCCGCGTTGCCCTCCTCGTCTACCGACGACGCGTCCGCTCCGCGGGACAGCAGCAGTCTAAAATCAAATTACTATAGAGAGTCGTTCACATAAGGCTACCCTGCTCGAGTTGTGTCGAGACTACGTCGAGTAAATAACAAGTGCATGGAAATGTGGTGTGTACCTGACGACATCGGCGCGGTCGTTCTCGGCGGCCCAGACGAGCGGCGTCCAGCCGCCCGCGTCGcgcgcgtcgagcgcggcgtcGGGCGCGGCCGCCAGCGCGCTGCACGcctccgccgcgccgcgctgcgccgcCATGTGCAGCGCCGTCATGCCTTCCAGGTCCTACGACATTTCACCAAAGATGCTATTATACAGAACGCTACTACATCCACCTACGCCGCCCACATCCCTACCACTGTATTCATAACTGAAGCACCGCATGCACATAACCTGATAATCGCACGAACCTGCATCCTTCTATTACACGAGGGATGCGATTCCGCGGAAATATATGCATCCATACTCACAAAACTTTACTACAGAGGACTATATTCCACTACCATACTCTTCTAACGTAGGAACAGCTTACCGCGAGATTGACATCGCACCCAGCGGCCACCAAGTACCGGATCACTTTGATGAGGTCTTCATCCTTCACCGGGTCAGTCTCCACATCACTCGTATCATCAGTCTTGTCCTCTTTTTCTCCTTCCCCCTCTCCGTCCACATCCATCTCTATTTCCTCAGGGTTATCTTTATGTGGGCTTGGTTTGAGTTTTTCTTTGCCTTTTTTATCTTTGTCACCAAGTTCTGTTGTGAGAAATACTACATATTAATCACAATTTGATATTACATTTGTTGcacagtatataaataatttgataaggTAAAGTAGTGTGTCGCGTGTTCGTGGATGTAATGATGTATACCCAGGACGGCGTGCATGAGCGGCGTGCGCATGTTGGTGTCGGCGGTGTCGAGCGCGGCGCCGGCGAGCCGCAGCGCGTGCAGCGCGCGCACgtggccgcgcgccgccgccgcgtgcGCACACGAGCcgcgcgcgccgctcgccgTCCACACCGCCGCCGACAGCGCCGAGCACGACACTGCACACACATGTACTCACTTATTAACCTCGCATGTCATAGTAGAATatcatttacaaaatttttacaaaacaaatgtaaaattttaacataactaAAATCTATATGTAAGTCACACACAGAACTATTTCAGATTATTCTATGACTATTCtgtttacaaaacaatattataattattgtataattacatataaatgagCCCTTTATTcagataaaacattattaaatttacatagaCAATTTCATGGTagcacaatatttttaatattaaataaatgaatgattaaATAAAGGTACTCTagtatatttctattataacaACTTACCAATCTTAGGTATAAGTTCCTCTAAGCTCTCTCCAGCTAAGATAGCATCGCACAACTTCCTTGCAGAGTCTTCATCTTCTGGCCCTTCTCGCTTCTTGCACAACAATTCCAGGTTCAGTGGGGTTGGCGGCAACAGATCCTCTGGGATAACTGGAGTTGTGTCCAGTTGTGAGGGTGATAGTGTAGAGAAACTCAAGTATGCCGGGGTGCTGAATGAAAAACAATAGAATTGTTATT
It encodes the following:
- the LOC119192747 gene encoding histone-lysine N-methyltransferase EHMT1-like → VQLLFSNKEEKNKLLYRIPRRRSSRRAAGLTPGETSEHNTRQKRKSVRSNPGEEAHSDAEHEEDSNPAGGDEGSEAACPTDESTVVATCYCEAPSNVYAAPGDLAEPVFCQAVETSEGARVGCSHGARRAARGALAPLLRAGPRAPLLVCALHAAQLRRHMCCPACGLFCTQGIFYQCSKGHLFHLECGLPYNDAKVRPGCPHCGVYSYRWQPANRDCYKVQLQMKCSNKRIFLPDQREQCTPAYLSFSTLSPSQLDTTPVIPEDLLPPTPLNLELLCKKREGPEDEDSARKLCDAILAGESLEELIPKIVSCSALSAAVWTASGARGSCAHAAAARGHVRALHALRLAGAALDTADTNMRTPLMHAVLELGDKDKKGKEKLKPSPHKDNPEEIEMDVDGEGEGEKEDKTDDTSDVETDPVKDEDLIKVIRYLVAAGCDVNLADLEGMTALHMAAQRGAAEACSALAAAPDAALDARDAGGWTPLVWAAENDRADVVRLLLSRGADASSVDEEGNAAVHWCAAAGAARALVQLLRAAPHAAHARNAHADTPLHVAARQGHYACVVILLAQGARTDVENSAGELPADVCTGACHSAISLNMQMTLAMGGHVPRRRLLCSDISNGREAFPIPCVNEVDDEPAPDEFTYVTQHVMPHHLHIDDTVETLQGCECKGGDCSAGAGSGECACVTLSVRRWYARGRLRADFPYHDPPMLFECNHTCACNLKKCANAVVTRARSLGATFVHTEVFRAGGARGWGLRATRRVARGSPVAAYCGELLPAARADTRAADHYMFALDVKDDLLEQCVDKTQLCVDAAVYGSAARFMNHSCRPNVAPVRVFTACRDLRLPVVTLFATKDVQPGDELTFDYGDKFWSVKSKWMKCECGAPTCRYPVKADSEEAET